Genomic segment of Callithrix jacchus isolate 240 chromosome 9, calJac240_pri, whole genome shotgun sequence:
TTCCAACATTCTTAATAATGTAACTCAAAACCAAATCTAGTCTAAAAAAAAGTCCAATAACTAAAACTACATTAACAGGCACGATGAACAGTGTAAACACTGTTAATGGGCACCAAGTTGAACCAGGGCAGACAATATTTGCTTCTGCATTCACACTtaattacattgtttttaaaaaaatggtgctGCTTAAACTATGAATGTTTTAcccaaaaaaatagtaattttaataaatacagcAAATGCTAGAAATCTAGCTAGGTTATCATGCAAGGTATAACCAAGACAAActcaaatttataataaaggcaACTTGCATTCAAAATGAACTCTAcccttatattttattaaaagggCAAACATCATGAATTAACCCAGCTGCTTACTTGAATTACAAAAGTAACATGATtcaatatgaaaataagaaactGTCTACAAATCTCTGACAGTAATAAATTGCAATATACAATGCATACAGGAGTCATACAGAGCAACAAACTCttgtacaaaacaaaaatattttaatacctttaaaatccaaatttttctttaaaatcactcaTGAAAAAGATTCTCAAGTCGGAATTAACACCTCAATTAGTCAAGCATCAGGAAGCTACATTACAGCTATTTAATATACAAAGATACATCTTGTCACCAGTCACTTCCTTCTGATGTCTCTGTTCCAGAATCATACACTCTCATTTCTCTACAATCCCCATTCCATCATTTCTTCAGATCATGAAAACTGAATTTGTTGAACACCAGAAATCTaagattagaaaatttaaattgagCAGAATTAAAGGAGATTAAGCATAACATATGCATATTATAAATATTCAGTGACTAAAAAGACAGTAACAAGTCTACTTCCCATTTCTTGTGTATCTTTCTAGAAATCTATGCAAATATAAACATTCTTAACTATTAAGAGACTACTATATAGAGTTATCCATattgagaaaacagaatttttaataacCCTATTATCAAGTCCTTAATAACGTGTTGAAATTAGCTTTATCAATAGatataatcaatttttttttttggagacagtcttgctctgttgcctaggctggagtgcagtggcatgatctcagctcactgcaacctctgcctcccagattcaagtgattctcctgcctgagaatCTGgtattagaggcacctgccacgatGTCctgccaatttttgcatttttagtacagacaggttttcaccatgttggccaggctggtcttgaactcctgacctcaggtgatccgcccacctcagcctcccaaagtgctgggattacaggcatgagccaccgcgccccagcAATATAATCAAATTTTTTAAACGTTTAAAATACAAAGGACTGTACCTGTTGATATGATGTTGTGTAAACCATAACATTTTGTTGTTGACCATCTGTGGTTATTAAGCCAGCTGGTAACTGGTtagctaaaaggaaaaaattaacagTTAAAGAGGGAAAAGAACTTTATCTACTTTCTTGGGCTGAATCTTGAGGTTGTGCCATTAATTGTCTCAGTACAATTCTGCCCCTTATCAATGATATAGTCTTGGACAAAATAATAAATCCtccaattttccattttaaaaaatgttccctaaaaaccacattttttttttattgcgtttttcAATTTTCATATCTCTAACATGTACCTTAGCTAACTGTCCATGTGTACAAATCTGCAGACAGACTGGATGAAGTGATTATACTACACTACATCATGAGGTTTGGCTGGGAGCAACACATAACTGAGCagcatatattttacatatgagaagtGTACTCACCATAGCCCTTTTATTTCACCCATATGACAATGAtactcaatgtaaaaaaaaacaaaaaaaacaaacctgagtTCAAAGTTATTTAAACCGTAAGATTTTACATTACAAACTACAATTCCTTAATATTAAATTCCTATGTCATATGAATCTTTGCCGAAAACTAGGGGCTATGGAACTTAGAACTATTTGTGAAAGGTTATGATGTCTGCAGAATTAAAATTTTCTACACCTACCACTCACTGATTTCAAATAAAAGGGCGTGAACTGATaagaactatttaaaataatgctatGTCAAAATACTCAGTGTTGACATTCCGAAAATACCACTAGACAGTATGAATCACTGCTAACAAGCTACATGACTTGTTATTATAACAATGCTTACTAAATGCTTCCTCTGTAAGCTCTTCACTTAATCCATCTGTAGCTGTGACTGCTCCAccaattcccttttctcctttcatagcctgaggaaggaaaaaaaaaagtcactgataTTCAGATGAAATTGTCTTTCAAATAAGAATGCTTACCTATTGCCTAAAATTAGGAGCTTCTATTATTACAAACTCTAAGCAGAGTATTTATTAACACTGCTGGTTAATTACATATGAAGAAGGCTTTCAAAAGGCTAACTTTTAATATAAGCTGTAATCACTTTAAGAGTTAGTAATGACCTAGAAAACAAAGtatttatagataaaaataaattattctaattcTACACCACATCAAAGGGTAAGAGAACTCTACTTACAGATGAAGAAGTCTGCAAAATACCACAAATATTGAGCTTATAAATATACTACAAATGATCCAGGTTATCACTTAAGTATATACATGTCTTTCAGCCAACTGGGCAGTACTGTAGCAAGTTGagaatttaaaattcttaaaccAAAATTAGTTTGGCCAAATACCTCCAGGGTTCTATGATGCTGAAGATTTGTAAAAGCACTGTCAGAAatttacacattcttttcctaCTTGAATCATTCCATGCAATTATCACTAATTTAATGGGATTCAAACACTAAAGATATTTaggatatattttgaaagtaatgtGAATCTGACAACACCTAAGCTGGTATGTGGAAATAAATATGCTGAACTCAACTCCTTTTCACAAAATCCATTCCCACAGGCAAAGATAAACCTAAGAGGAAGTATAGAAGAATTCAATCAATAATAAGACACATGATTATACTTTCCACTTTTTTATTATCTTACTACTTTTAATGCTACTTCCTTTAAATTAACAATAGCAGCAAGAAGTAACGTTAATGAGCACTGAACATTATTTACTTAGTCCCATCAATAATTCTATGATGTAGGTActattagcctcattttacagatgaggaaaccaagacctTTAAAGTACTGAAATAATCTGTCCAAGGCCATAGAATTTGcatgtggcagagctgagattcagccTCCTGGTAGTCTGAATCCAAAGTCTGTGCCCTTTCATCATTATGTAACTATGCTATGGTTAGTAGTaagcaaagggaaaaagaaaggactTAGTATTTAAGTACTGTAATATAAGTCAGTGATCCCCAACTCCCAGTCTGCAGGCTGATAAGGGTCCCTGGCCAGTTAAGAACCTGGCCACACAGGAGGAGGTGAGGGGCTGGTAATCcagcatcaccacctgagctccacctcctgtcagatcagtggcagcattagattctcataggagcttgaaccctgttgtgaactgtgcatacAAGGGATCTAGATTGtgcattccttatgagaatctaactaatgcctgatgatctggggtggaacagtttcatcctgaagccATCTGCCCCTTGAATCCCTCCCCCGACCCCAATCCGTAGAAAAACTGTTTTCcgcaaaactggtccctggtgccaaaaaggttgggaactgtTGATATAAGCGACTGAATACTTCTGAGAAATGTTACATAATTTActacaaaataaagtttttaaacaaataaacatttaaaaagttaaagtacATAATGTCTCTTTTCTTAAAAGCACAATGGGAGACATTTTCCTTACCTCTCTGAATTTCTGAAGGTATAATTTCAGAGGTTCCACATAACTGTCAAAGCCTAAGGTAGACATGGCAAAGAGAATGTCCTCTCCATTGATTGTTTTCCGTTTCTCTTGATGGCACCTTTCACTTGCTTCAGATGTTATAAAACTGATGAACTCACTTACACATTCTTGAACACATTCTTTGGCATCTTTTGCAATCTGAAGAGAAAATCACAGGTAAATTACAGAAACTATAAGCATCACCTTCCTAAcaacctacaaaaataaaagcctaTTCAGAAGAACACATCTTCATTTTATGACTACTTAATCTCTTAAATATGTTATAACATTAATACAGTGTGTGCTATCAAAATTCCAAACCTCAGAGtcagaataaaaagtcaaatacaaGTGAGAGAAGCCATGAAACtatttacagaaaacaaatctGATTTAGATATCAAAGAGCACTGGATGTTCCTACCACCCCACAGAGGATGAAAACTCTTACTAACCAAATGCCCCTGGAAAGTCAATTCCACATGCATATTTTATGGGTGACTAAGGTACCACTTCTCTGCTCTAGCATTTTGAT
This window contains:
- the NFYB gene encoding nuclear transcription factor Y subunit beta isoform X2, which codes for MTMDGDSSTTDASQLGISADYIGGSHYVIQPHDDTEDSMNDHEDTNGSKESFREQDIYLPIANVARIMKNAIPQTGKIAKDAKECVQECVSEFISFITSEASERCHQEKRKTINGEDILFAMSTLGFDSYVEPLKLYLQKFREAMKGEKGIGGAVTATDGLSEELTEEAFTNQLPAGLITTDGQQQNVMVYTTSYQQISGVQQIQFS
- the NFYB gene encoding nuclear transcription factor Y subunit beta isoform X1, with amino-acid sequence MDLMDGDSSTTDASQLGISADYIGGSHYVIQPHDDTEDSMNDHEDTNGSKESFREQDIYLPIANVARIMKNAIPQTGKIAKDAKECVQECVSEFISFITSEASERCHQEKRKTINGEDILFAMSTLGFDSYVEPLKLYLQKFREAMKGEKGIGGAVTATDGLSEELTEEAFTNQLPAGLITTDGQQQNVMVYTTSYQQISGVQQIQFS
- the NFYB gene encoding nuclear transcription factor Y subunit beta isoform X3 produces the protein MDGDSSTTDASQLGISADYIGGSHYVIQPHDDTEDSMNDHEDTNGSKESFREQDIYLPIANVARIMKNAIPQTGKIAKDAKECVQECVSEFISFITSEASERCHQEKRKTINGEDILFAMSTLGFDSYVEPLKLYLQKFREAMKGEKGIGGAVTATDGLSEELTEEAFTNQLPAGLITTDGQQQNVMVYTTSYQQISGVQQIQFS